A single window of Providencia alcalifaciens DNA harbors:
- the fdoI gene encoding formate dehydrogenase cytochrome b556 subunit, whose product MMKKNSDEILRHSPSERINHWLVAIAFVFTAFSGLGFFFPSLNWFMNILGTPQLSRLLHPFVGCLMAFMFIFMFFRYLKYNFVDKQDLIWAKNIHKVLRNEEAGDIGHYNLGQKGIYWALSLCLIILTVSGIIIWRPYFADYFSIDVIRVALLAHSISAIVLIITVVVHAYAAFWVKGSIRSMVEGWVTRGWARKHHPRWYREVLEQEKSKEDNNPSH is encoded by the coding sequence ATGATGAAAAAGAACAGTGATGAAATCTTACGCCATAGCCCGTCAGAACGTATTAATCACTGGCTAGTGGCCATTGCCTTTGTGTTTACGGCATTCAGTGGGTTGGGATTCTTTTTCCCATCATTAAACTGGTTTATGAACATTTTAGGTACCCCACAATTATCGCGCCTGTTACACCCCTTTGTTGGATGCCTTATGGCGTTTATGTTTATCTTCATGTTTTTCAGATATTTGAAATATAACTTTGTGGATAAACAAGATCTTATTTGGGCAAAGAATATTCATAAAGTACTGCGTAATGAAGAAGCTGGAGATATCGGTCATTATAATCTTGGCCAAAAAGGTATTTATTGGGCGCTGAGTCTCTGTCTCATTATCTTAACCGTCAGTGGCATTATTATCTGGCGACCTTATTTTGCCGATTATTTTTCTATTGACGTGATCCGAGTTGCGCTACTGGCTCATTCAATATCAGCGATAGTTTTGATCATTACCGTTGTCGTTCATGCTTATGCGGCTTTTTGGGTCAAAGGCTCAATTCGTAGCATGGTGGAAGGTTGGGTAACGCGGGGATGGGCAAGAAAACATCACCCACGCTGGTATCGTGAAGTGTTAGAACAAGAGAAATCAAAAGAAGATAATAACCCGTCACACTAG
- the fdnG gene encoding formate dehydrogenase-N subunit alpha, with amino-acid sequence MQVSRRSFFKICAGGMAGTSAALLGFAPNVSLASTRQYKLLRSIETRNNCTYCSVGCGILMYSLGDGAKNVDKSIYHIEGDPDHPVSRGSLCPKGAGLIDYIHSENRLKYPEYRKAGSDKWERISWDEAIDKIARLMKKDRDDNFVTHNEKGQEVNRWLTTGMLCSSAASNETGILDNKFSRSLGMLAIDCQARLCHAPTVSALAPTFGRGAMTNNWVDIKNANVVLIMGGNPAEAHPVGFKWVIEAKIKNNAKVIVVDPRFNRSASVADLYSPIRAGSDTAFLLGVTRYLIENDKIQHEYVKAYTNAPLIVREDYHFNDGLFSGFDKDNQQYDRSSWHYETDQNGHALKDESLQHPRCVWNLLKQHVGRYTPEMVTTLCGTPIEDFIYICEQLASTSVKNRTATILYALGWTHHTGGAQTIRTAGMIQLLLGNVGMPGGGVNALRGHSNIQGYSDLGLLSLNLPGYMPLPNEKQTSLQTYLSQITPSAIVPDQVNYWKRTPDFFISLMKSFWGDNATASNEWGYHWLPKWDKSYDIMAQTQMMIDGKMNGYIVQGFNPLAAFPDKNKSSAALAKLKYLVIIDPLVTESSNFWQNHGEMNDVTTADIQTEVFRLPSSCFAEENGSIANSGRWLQWHWAGARPPAQAWHDGKILGHLLMRLRQLYREEGGVCPEPLMNLSWNYIDPYDPQPEEVAREANGQAMQDIFDDAGKLLLKKGQQIDGFHQLKSDGSTASFCWVYSGCWTEKGNQMANRDNADPSGLGCTPGWAFAWPQNRRVLYNRASVDPSGKPWDENRQLIQWDGTKWGGFDVPDFSNAPPNSGVGPFIMQPEGVGRLFAVDKMADGPFPEFYEPFESPVEHNLLHSAVSRNPVARLYSYDADHLGNAQDFPYVATTYSITELFRHWTKHSLINAIAQPDQFIEIGEQLALQKGIQQGDEVRVSAKRGFIKAKAVVTKRIRPLTINGKVVDTIGIPCHWGFEGATQKGFLANTLTPSVGDANAFTPEYKAFLVNVEKA; translated from the coding sequence ATGCAAGTCAGTCGACGGTCTTTTTTTAAAATTTGTGCGGGTGGTATGGCTGGAACCTCTGCTGCACTACTCGGTTTTGCCCCTAATGTATCCCTTGCAAGCACTCGCCAATATAAACTACTGCGCTCGATAGAAACCCGAAACAACTGCACTTACTGCTCCGTGGGTTGTGGCATCTTGATGTACAGCCTAGGTGATGGTGCAAAAAATGTCGATAAATCCATTTACCATATCGAAGGTGACCCCGACCATCCGGTTAGCCGAGGCTCTTTATGCCCTAAAGGTGCAGGCCTTATCGACTATATTCATAGTGAAAACCGATTAAAATACCCCGAATATCGCAAAGCAGGATCCGATAAATGGGAACGAATTTCATGGGATGAAGCGATAGATAAAATTGCGCGATTAATGAAAAAAGATCGTGATGATAACTTCGTGACTCACAATGAAAAAGGCCAAGAAGTTAACCGCTGGCTAACAACCGGTATGTTGTGTTCATCCGCGGCGAGTAATGAAACCGGTATTCTCGATAATAAATTTTCGCGTTCACTCGGCATGTTAGCCATCGACTGCCAAGCCAGACTTTGTCATGCACCGACCGTTTCGGCACTGGCCCCTACTTTTGGTCGTGGGGCCATGACCAATAACTGGGTTGATATTAAAAATGCCAATGTGGTTTTGATCATGGGTGGTAACCCTGCGGAAGCACATCCGGTTGGTTTTAAATGGGTTATCGAAGCCAAAATTAAAAATAATGCCAAAGTCATTGTGGTTGACCCACGTTTTAACCGTAGTGCCTCAGTCGCAGATTTGTACTCCCCCATCCGTGCAGGCTCTGATACCGCATTCTTATTAGGGGTTACTCGCTATCTCATTGAAAATGATAAAATCCAACATGAATATGTGAAAGCCTATACCAATGCACCTTTAATCGTTCGTGAAGATTATCACTTTAACGATGGTCTCTTTAGTGGCTTTGATAAAGATAACCAACAATATGATCGCAGTTCTTGGCACTATGAAACGGATCAAAATGGTCATGCGCTAAAAGATGAATCTCTTCAGCATCCACGCTGTGTCTGGAATTTATTGAAACAGCACGTTGGTCGCTATACGCCAGAAATGGTGACAACGTTATGTGGCACGCCAATTGAAGATTTTATTTATATTTGTGAGCAACTTGCATCAACCTCAGTAAAAAATCGAACCGCCACGATTTTGTATGCACTCGGATGGACGCACCATACTGGCGGCGCTCAAACTATCCGCACCGCAGGTATGATCCAACTGTTACTGGGTAATGTGGGTATGCCAGGTGGCGGTGTCAATGCGTTGCGAGGACACTCAAATATTCAAGGTTACAGTGATTTAGGATTGTTATCTTTAAATCTTCCGGGCTATATGCCTTTACCGAATGAAAAACAAACCTCGCTACAAACCTATTTGTCACAAATTACCCCAAGTGCAATTGTGCCCGACCAAGTCAATTACTGGAAAAGAACACCCGACTTTTTTATTAGCTTAATGAAGAGTTTTTGGGGGGATAATGCGACGGCCAGTAATGAGTGGGGCTACCATTGGCTACCGAAATGGGATAAAAGCTACGATATTATGGCTCAAACCCAAATGATGATTGATGGGAAAATGAATGGCTATATTGTTCAAGGTTTTAACCCATTAGCGGCTTTCCCGGATAAAAATAAAAGCAGCGCAGCACTCGCCAAGCTCAAATATTTAGTCATCATCGACCCACTGGTTACTGAATCTTCTAACTTCTGGCAAAACCATGGAGAAATGAATGATGTCACGACCGCAGATATCCAAACTGAAGTATTCCGCCTCCCTTCATCTTGCTTTGCTGAAGAAAACGGTTCGATAGCGAACTCAGGTCGTTGGTTACAATGGCACTGGGCGGGCGCTCGTCCACCTGCTCAAGCTTGGCACGACGGTAAAATTCTCGGGCATTTGTTAATGCGCTTACGCCAACTTTATCGTGAAGAAGGTGGCGTTTGTCCTGAGCCTTTGATGAATCTCTCTTGGAACTATATTGACCCTTATGATCCTCAACCCGAAGAGGTCGCCAGAGAAGCGAATGGCCAAGCAATGCAAGATATCTTTGATGATGCTGGCAAATTATTATTGAAGAAAGGCCAACAGATTGATGGTTTTCATCAACTGAAATCTGACGGCTCTACTGCCAGCTTTTGCTGGGTTTATTCCGGTTGCTGGACAGAGAAAGGCAACCAAATGGCCAATCGGGATAACGCTGACCCATCAGGGTTAGGTTGTACGCCGGGTTGGGCGTTTGCTTGGCCCCAAAATCGCCGAGTGCTCTACAATCGCGCATCCGTTGATCCAAGTGGTAAACCGTGGGATGAAAACCGGCAGCTGATTCAATGGGATGGAACGAAGTGGGGAGGATTTGATGTTCCCGATTTTAGTAACGCACCACCAAACAGTGGTGTCGGTCCATTTATTATGCAACCTGAAGGTGTTGGCCGCCTATTTGCCGTGGATAAAATGGCGGATGGCCCATTCCCCGAATTTTATGAACCCTTTGAGTCACCCGTAGAACATAATTTATTGCACTCCGCGGTTTCTCGTAACCCAGTGGCTCGGCTGTATAGCTATGATGCCGACCATTTAGGTAACGCCCAAGATTTCCCGTATGTGGCAACAACCTACTCCATCACCGAGCTATTTCGTCACTGGACAAAACATTCTTTGATCAATGCCATCGCGCAGCCAGACCAGTTTATTGAGATTGGTGAACAGCTAGCCTTACAAAAGGGTATTCAACAAGGTGACGAAGTTCGAGTCAGTGCCAAACGCGGTTTTATTAAAGCCAAAGCGGTCGTCACCAAGCGCATTCGACCACTCACGATTAATGGGAAAGTCGTCGATACCATTGGTATTCCTTGTCACTGGGGCTTTGAGGGTGCAACACAGAAAGGTTTCCTCGCTAACACATTGACGCCATCGGTTGGTGATGCGAATGCATTCACCCCTGAATATAAAGCGTTTTTAGTCAATGTTGAAAAAGCCTAA
- the fdxH gene encoding formate dehydrogenase subunit beta, whose amino-acid sequence MSMQSQNIIRRSATNSLTPAPQVRNYQEEVAKLIDVTICIGCKACQVACSEWNDIRDKVGTNIGVYDNPTDLTAKSWTVMRFSEVEENGKLEWLIRKDGCMHCADPGCLKACPAEGAIVQYANGIVDFQSEHCIGCGYCIAGCPFDVPRINQDDNRAYKCTLCVDRVDVGQEPACVKTCPTGAIHFGSKQDMKNLAQERVSELNTRGYQHAGLYDPQGVGGTHVMYVLHHADKPSLYHGLPENPEISETVKFWKGIWKPLAAVGFAATFAGAIFHYFGIGPNHTTKEDEEEARKEMEASSKTEQSEHKEEQP is encoded by the coding sequence ATGTCAATGCAATCTCAAAATATTATCCGTCGATCTGCGACCAACTCCTTAACACCTGCACCTCAAGTTCGTAATTATCAGGAAGAAGTCGCAAAACTCATTGATGTTACGATCTGTATTGGTTGTAAAGCTTGCCAAGTTGCGTGTTCGGAGTGGAACGATATTCGGGACAAAGTCGGTACGAATATCGGTGTTTATGATAATCCTACTGATTTAACAGCAAAATCATGGACTGTTATGCGTTTTTCTGAAGTCGAAGAAAACGGTAAATTAGAATGGTTAATCCGTAAAGATGGCTGCATGCACTGCGCCGATCCCGGTTGTTTGAAGGCCTGCCCAGCAGAAGGGGCAATTGTGCAATATGCAAATGGGATTGTTGATTTCCAATCTGAACATTGCATTGGCTGTGGCTATTGTATTGCAGGTTGCCCATTTGATGTACCTCGTATCAATCAGGATGATAACCGCGCCTATAAGTGCACATTATGCGTTGATCGTGTCGATGTTGGTCAAGAACCCGCATGTGTCAAAACCTGCCCAACGGGCGCTATCCATTTTGGTAGCAAGCAGGATATGAAAAACCTCGCACAAGAACGTGTTTCAGAATTGAATACCCGTGGCTATCAACATGCAGGGCTTTATGACCCACAGGGGGTTGGTGGAACTCATGTCATGTATGTTCTTCATCATGCAGATAAGCCAAGTTTGTATCATGGATTACCTGAAAACCCTGAAATCAGTGAAACGGTTAAATTCTGGAAAGGAATTTGGAAACCGCTTGCCGCTGTGGGTTTTGCAGCGACGTTTGCGGGGGCGATTTTCCATTACTTTGGTATTGGACCAAACCACACAACCAAAGAAGACGAAGAAGAAGCGCGTAAAGAGATGGAAGCCTCTTCTAAAACGGAGCAATCCGAGCACAAAGAGGAGCAACCATGA